A genomic window from Silene latifolia isolate original U9 population chromosome Y, ASM4854445v1, whole genome shotgun sequence includes:
- the LOC141632827 gene encoding uncharacterized protein LOC141632827 translates to MNNGKSNFYTNGISEAIVSSIETAPGMKRGGIPFRYLGVKIAPERLGILDCQSLVDKVTARIPSLGAKHLSYAGRITLIKSVLSNLHNYWARIFILPKVVLNQIDAICGAFLWHGQATKETPALVSWKQICKPRRKGGLGLKNLHFWNVAMMGKYVWWIEKKTDHLWVKWVHSIYIKHSAWIDYEPTISTSWSWCRICAVKNQLKPWMFEDQWRQSNCDYTVKVGYKWLVDDAADVIWHPWTRNRLILPKHTFFIWLVAHQRLLTQDRLMRMQIAARNRCLLCDADEENIEHLFFQCSYSKRCVWLLE, encoded by the coding sequence ATGAACAATGGTAAGTCAAATTTCTATACTAATGGGATTAGTGAAGCTATTGTGAGTAGCATTGAAACTGCACCTGGTATGAAAAGAGGAGGGATTCCCTTTAGGTACTTAGGGGTTAAAATTGCCCCAGAAAGGCTGGGGATTCTTGACTGTCAGAGCCTGGTGGATAAGGTTACAGCTCGGATCCCTAGCTTGGGTGCAAAACACCTCTCTTATGCTGGAAGAATTACATTGATCAAATCTGTCCTTAGTAACTTGCACAATTATTGGGCACGGATCTTCATTCTTCCTAAAGTAGTGCTCAATCAAATTGATGCTATTTGTGGAGCTTTTCTTTGGCATGGTCAGGCAACAAAAGAGACTCCTGCACTTGTGTCTTGGAAGCAGATTTGTAAACCCAGGAGGAAAGGTGGGTTGGGTCTAAAGAACCTGCACTTTTGGAATGTTGCCATGATGGGCAAATATGTGTGGTGGATTGAGAAGAAGACTGACCATCTGTGGGTTAAATGGGTGCATTCCATTTATATTAAACATTCAGCTTGGATTGATTATGAACCTACAATCTCTACAAGTTGGTCTTGGTGCAGGATTTGTGCTGTTAAAAATCAGCTCAAGCCCTGGATGTTTGAGGATCAATGGAGACAGTCTAACTGTGATTACACTGTCAAGGTGGGTTATAAATGGCTTGTTGATGATGCAGCTGATGTCATTTGGCATCCCTGGACTAGGAACAGGTTGATTCTACCTAAACATACCTTCTTTATTTGGCTGGTGGCTCACCAGAGACTACTCACTCAGGACAGGTTAATGAGGATGCAGATTGCTGCAAGAAATAGGTGCCTGTTATGTGATGCAGATGAAGAGAACATTGAGCATTTATTCTTCCAGTGCTCATACAGTAAGAGGTGTGTGTGGTTGTTGGAGTAA